The genomic region cacgaagacaatcacacaatataacatcaaagcaTCACATAAACCATAATCATGAAATAAGGTTAGTACAATAgtaacatcataaatcatatattCCACATATGAATATAGATATCATATAAATCACCAAACATCATGACTCATATCAAATAACATAAGTCCACATAGAGTAACTAGCATCAGCAGTACCATCTAAGATGGCAATAGAATCATAAGTAGCCATCCAAGCATCAACCATAAGcctaaataagtctatcaatgcataaatcaaaatgcaacCTAAAAAAAATGCTTTAAAAAACTATCTTTAGATAGTGGATCTGTAAAATCTGAACAGAAGTTTATAATTTTTTAGCCAATTAGATTcaagaaaaatgttttttttataatttttgaacttaaaaatcatgcatctaaacTTTAAAAAACTAGAATTCTTATTAGTGGAGAAGCAATTCTTATTGGTGGAGAAGCAATTGAATGATTTAAAAGAAAATTGCAAGATGAATATTGACAAAAAAGATctaaaaaaatgaaggaaaaactcAATTGGTAGAGTGAAAAGTAATGAATTTGTAAAATAGAATCATTTTATGATTGCAACTAGCATTACAAAAGGTAAAAATAATTCCAAAAAATTGGTTTCCATTGAGACAAAAGTTTCTTCCCTAAAATGGAAGCATAAGTAACAAAAATATGTATTGAGTAGGGAAGCTCACAAACATGATGAAAGAACACCATTATAAATATTTTGAGATATGAagtgttttttttttgtaaataccTTAAATTTTATATGGAATAAATGTTTAGAATCTAGGGAGAATGAAACAAATGGTTTTTTTAGGGAGCATCACAAATACAAGGTTGGTTTCCTTTGAAGATATAAGCATCCTTTAGTAGTTATGTGATCAAAACAGTTATGGGCAAGGATTTCCTAATAGCAGACAATAGATATTGAGTTAACACAAACATCTCATCAATGTTTATGGCTTTAGTGCTGAAAAAGGGACTAAACAAGGAACTGGCTAGGAATCCATTTTTAAATCTCAATTTTTGGGTGACATGGAAGATATACCAAGGATTTGTGAGAATTTTTGGATTCCTCTATGCAAGGATTTTGACAAAAAGGGAGAGGATATCCAAAAATTGCTAATCATTCTTCTCAATGATGAAATAGAATATCAGGAGTATAGGGAGAAAGTAGTGAGGAAACTAAATTTCCTTGTAACATTGGAAAATGTGGTGGTGAATCGAGAGCTAAACTGGATAGAAAAGTTAATGGAGATGGAAGGTTTGGAGCTACAAAGTCATAGAAGCAATGCAAAATTAGAAGGACTTgtggaaaatgaagaaatggaagacaaTATTGAAGGTTAGAGAAGTTAGCAATGCCCCCATGTTTTGAGTTTTTTGGCATAATCTCCTATATGTTTTAGTAGGTAAACAAGTTAGATAGAAAAGGAAGTTGGATATAGATTTACATGGTAAGCAATATTAGATGGTGAAAGATGTCtttaaatttatattcttatgaacTATAAGCGTAAGTAGGCATTTTGTGTAATAGATTAAGGTTTTTTGAGAGAATTTAAAATTATAGTAATCCTATGTGATATTTGGataatatcaaaaggaaaaatttaTCTTAGAGGGGACTTATCAATCatgtaatttttattatatatcaATGAAGGGGGCTGACCCTAACCAATAATTTAatgattaaaatgaaataaaatttgaagTATTATTATAATGTCAAATGAAAGAGGATAAAGAACATAACTTATGGAACAACAATGAGGAGATATAATATCAATGCCATCATAtgagaaataaaaatattattagtgTACTTTCTATATAAAATATGTACCTATTAGACCATTCTTTGATAGTCAAAATTGACCTTTGTGATGTCAACCTCACTCTTTATAAAAATGTTTTAATATAGAGAACTACCCTATGTTGTAAAATTCAactaattgattgatagataagaACTTGTAGTATTGAATAATACCTTAATAAGATTGTTCAATAATCTATGTAGTTGATTCAATACTAACTAATGTGTAGGAACTtgcagtatatatatatacatatatatatatatatatatatatatatatatatacatatatatatatatgtatatatatatgtatatatatatatatatacatatatatatatatatacatatatatatatatgtatatatacatatatatatgtatatatatatatgtatatatatatatatatgtatatatatatatatgtatatatatatatatatgtatatatatatatatatatatatatatattgtgtgtgtgtgtgtgtagagagagtgagagaaacaGAAAGAGAGAGGAGGGGGCAcaagtggaatatgaaagagcataGGGAGGTAACATGTTTTGGGTTCTTCTTGtcaggaagagagagccaaggattacctcttagggtttctatttctttgttgtaaatgaggagtAGAAGTGATGCAAAGTGTAGATTTGAATGATCAGCCTAGAATAAAGGTATACACAAGAAACCCTAATCTGAAAATCTAGAACTTAAACTAACTATTGTGCAACTAAAAAATATAGATTAGGTTGTGTGTTTAGAGGTGTAGCTATGCCAGAAATCTAAGTCAAGCTGtgtgggacaggggtgccacgcccttgtcttgATTTTGCAAACAGGAAGTTGTAACTAACATAATCGAATCTAAAGGTTCTGAACTATTGCTCTGCTAAAATCCACCTAAcattgggaggaccagggtgccacacccctatgctagtgattttttctcaaatttgatCCTCGGGACTGTGCCTGTATGCTCTGTCAGACCTATAATTTGCAGTGATGATCAAATCCTGTACCTGCTCCTAtaactgaaaatagggttttgggtgtaTATAtgaggttttgccttagtcaaactcctATTTTGGTGATTTGTACCTCAACAAATAGTCGATTTGTagagtaaaatagtgtgtgcaagaccctaaaatgatgagTGCAGAtaatctagagtaaccctatgctttaaGGAGTAAACCATAGAtgtttgtaattgacaaagtaaatgctctaaatcaatgatgctaaaTTATCTAAATCATAAATGTAAATCTGCAAATTGatttaaagaagctcatacaaagacatggaaacaacatgaaatcatacccaacctgaagggagggatacaagccaatcttcagtcggtgatctcctattgctttcctacatcttcgaAATCCTccaattgatgaaataatgcttgatgaatgcttgatagatgttgttgaatgttgttgaacacTCCAAAAGACCTTCTCTtttactacatagaaggctccttgtaatcGCTAGTTGTTAGCTAAAAAATTTCAGGCCTCCAAATGAAGAAagggagctcttatgtatgaaacactagatcttaattttatctttaggctaacctaggatttgaattttatGCCAATTTCATGGGGTTAAGcgttataatatcatagaattatgctcccgaaatttccaaaaaaatgtcaaggaccgtgcGTAACTTACACACGAtccaaccaaattttcaccaaattttcagggtcattagatatgataatattagtagaatcccaaagttacagctgattttgagatgttttaacATGCAAAATCGGgtcttaaaggtcaaaataagacataattagggtttacgaTTTAATGGTTTATTGGAGGATTAAAATAAAAGAGGCACACTTAAAGTAAAAGGGACTAACTTTATAATGtatggagtgatgaaatatgaatttagatttaattaaattaattaattaaatgcttaaagggaattagaaatgcaagatgcaaaacacactaagacgGGTGCTAAACCAatcatggaattgtaccaccctagcaagggtgtacaatttgcgACATTACACCTCCCACTTTGCCTTTGTAGTtagaatttttatattttaattggaGCAATGGTGCAACTTTATTCATATCCATAGTGCACTAGGGCATTGTGAAATCACGTACATGAGACAAGATATATGTTTAACAAAATTAGATATAATGACTACTGATATACTTCCTTTATAAAAGAATGAAGACAGAAATGAAAATTATATTTGAATGCTAAAATTGCAAAAGAAGTTGATGATCCTCCATTTGTGCTTTATCCCAAAATCATCTCAACAAAATTGAAATCGGAGAAATATTTGTAACCAGTGCAGCTACCTACCACCCCCTAGGCGTGGGACAATTTTCCATCTCAATTACTACTCTCTCAAATGACTCCATCCCACTCTCTTTATCATCTAGCCCAACTAACAGATGACTTAATCCCACTCTCTATCATATTGACAAACCGAAGATGAAGTGTCGTAACAAATAATCTCACATACGAtatcattcataaataattattttgaaactttattcatgtactacacaaagcatacccattgcacactaaggtgcaattgctagcaTTATAAAAGAAATTGATAAAACTCAATTAATGGTAACCAATGTGCCTTATACCCTAGATGATATGAACTAAATCGAAATCTAGAGCTGAAGTACACCGCAATTTTCCAACTAAATTACTCGTCTCTAGCTAGACTGGCGGGTGACTGAATTCCACTCTCTTCGCGATGACGGATGACTCAATCCCACACTCAGTCCCTTCTCATATATGCCCCGGCGGAACAGATGGTGGAGTTTCCAAGTGCCGTGAAACAAACGAtatcattcataaataattattttgatACATGTTACACTCTGTTCAGTGTTTTTAACAGGTGGATCAATTCCTGGGCATAACGCACGCACTATCAGTTTGAACGTTTCCCACTCAAAATTTAAGAGGGAAATCTAAATCTAGTCAATATATATTTTAACAATAACGTACGTCATATACGGACTGTTTTACACGCACTATGAGTTTGAACGCCTCTCGCTCAAAATTTAACCATCATTTGAACTATTCATAATGTGGTCTGTATAAATATAGCTGGATTTCCATTCTCCTTCTGTGTCTtcgtcttcatcttcatcttcatctgctGAGTTGTTTGGTGTTTTTCCATTTACCTTCATCTCAGCAGTGAGTATGGGGAAATCTATGGTCATCACGCTCATACTTGTTGTCTCCCTCAGTTTATTTAATTTCCATGTCTCCTCCGCTAAGCGTACCATTCTGATTGGAGACCGTCGAATGTTACCTAGTTGTACAGACTGCCACAGATATACTTCTGATCCTACTTGCTGCGATTTGCCACATCATCCTAATTTGTCACCACTCATGGAGGAAGTGGAGCATTCCTCACCACAGCAAAAATCAGTGGAGAAGCATTTCTCACCAGATGAGAAATCAGTAGAGCGTTTATCAGCAGATGAAAAAACGGCTTAAAAGAAAAAGCCTAAAATAAGGCAGCCAATCTGTTTTGATGGTATAATGGAATAagtatagataaataaataaagctTCTAATTATTTTTATGGAGTTTTGGAGTTTTAAAGATAGAGCGACTTTTTttcaatattaatttttaaatttatgttctctctaatttttatattttttcttaatataaattataattctagttttttatttttataatgagTATTGTCTTATATATATTTGGAATAATAAAGTTGAACAGCATTCATAAATAATGATTATAAATTATTATTCATACCTTTGTTTACAAATAGTTATTCTTGGACTGCGGCCCTAGCTCATCCAGTCGTGGttcgcaacttaaggcgtgggtatgctccccgtGGTCTTGAATTCGAGTCCACGGCTGTGTTAACTCTGTTCATGTTGGTACCTTGTGAGCGGGTCGCTTCAGCGAGGACACCTctagattccacgatagtgaatataaaaataaaataaaataattcttaacatAAATTTCAATCCTATCTTTTATTTATACAACCAATATTAAATTAGAGGTATTTCAAATAATAAAGTTGAATGACATTAATATTCAATACATATAAATTATTATTCATGTTTTCTTTTTTAGTTAATTATTCTTCACAAATTTATAAAATCTTATATAAAATCTTGTTTAAAGCTAAATAAAATCATGACCATGACAACCTTACAAAGAGGGTTTTGAATGTAAAAGATACCAAATTTCATTCTATGTGTGGTATTGATATACTATATACTATAATAATCTAAAATCAATTATCATTTATTTTAGGAAATAGTTTTAAATTATAACATTGAGGAAGTGATTTATGTAAATTGTTGACATTAAATCAATTCAAAAATTCAACCATAAAGGATAAGTAGTTAGCTAATTTTTTTCTCTTAACTTGGCATCTTCATATTTGTTATGCAAAACTTAACTTGTTAATATTTCAAGTGTATCTATTTTGACAATATAgtgaaaataattataaataaataaacctTCTAATCATTTTCATGGAGTTTTGAAGTTTTAAAGATAGAGTCAACATTTTTCaatgttattttttatgtttttctaatttttatattttttcttaatataaattataattccactttttaatttttataattaatgtTGCATTATAGATATTTGGAATAATAAATTTGAATGACATTCAAAAATAatgattataaattattattaatacttttgttttaaattaattattcttaACACAATTTTTAATCCTATCTTTAATTTGTACGACCAATATTAAATTAGAGGTATTTCAAATAATAAAGTTTAATGTCATACatagttaatactaataaattattaTCCAGgtttttgtttttaattaattattattcacAAATTTATAAAATCTTATAAAAGACATTTTAATACATTACATGATGCCAACTATGCTTTGGTTGAAGGTATACTATTCAAAAGAAACTTTGATGATGTTCTCCTTTGCTCCATAAGCaaagagaaagtggaaaagatACTCAATGGATTTCACAATAGTTGTATAGGTGGCCATTTTTTAATAGAACGTTGTGGATATTATGTATGTAGATTACTTATGACCTACCCTATTTGCAAATTTCTATTAGTCGGTTAAGTGATTTCAAAAATATCAATTCTTCATTAGTAAATACAAGAAATCAACTATACCCTTGAATCCTATGAATTCATACTCTAATGTGTAGAAATTaatgagaagaaaataaaattagatgtaaaatgtaaagaaaaaAGATAAATACTTGATAAATTTTCAAAGGGCTTAATAAATTTTCGTATTTGATGTTGGAAAACAAATTGATGATATATTTAGTGTATTTGAGTGTCCGAGAATATATTATTGAAGGGGAGATTGTAGAGAAAATAGATAATCAAATCACAAAGATTGTATAATATGAAATGTAGTTACAACTTGTTGGTTCCCAGATGGGTTTACACTGTTACAaggtagaaaccaagttgattcttcaaatactcatggagaagccaactccatctattaaaatcctcaaaaaacttGGACCAACTTAACGAGGATTTttgctaatccttctacactttaggctttgcaagacctgggagggtgatcccttagaaaATTAGTCTATAATATTTAGAATCTAGGGATAATGACTAGTGAGAATCCATACTATAATATTTAGAAGTCAATGTGAAGCAAATAAAATTAGATCCAAAAcctaaatagaaaatgcaaaaaatttatgaaaatttaattaaaaaaggatCCCTCGAGGTGGTTCCAAAACCGGCTATCTTGAAAAAATATATGTGCAATCAACTATGCAAAAAATGTTATAAGaaaaaacttcttttcttaaaTTTAGCATAAATTAATATATGTGTATTAGTAGAAAATAATTAAAGTGTCCTTGCTATATCTATTTTTTAAATGTTAGAGCATCTTTTACTTGTCAAAATTGATCTCCATGATGTCAACACCACTCTTTGCTAAAGTGTTTTAGTAGAGAACTCTTGTATGTTGTAAAATTGATCTAGTTGATTTGTGCATAAGAACTAATAGTATTGAATAATATCTTAATGAGAATATTCAATAGAAAGGGTAATATTCTCTAAGGTAAATATAGTGGATTACAGCTTGCTAAAATGTTTTATTATGAAGAAGTATCTtatgatatgtagaattgaattggTTGATTAATGTATAACAACATCTACCATTTGAATAATACTTTAGGGAGATTATTGGATTATGAGGGTCATTTTATTATAGGTTTACCTTTTGATTATATTCTTTTAACATTTTTATATATGTAGAACTATTTTATATTCTATGTGACTGAATTGActaattgatgtgtagagatttgtTGTATTCAATTACCTAACTGATTTgtagaaaaaaataattaaaaatttaaaaaatcaaagaaaaaaatagaTACTAAAGGAGggtattgttgaaatgtggcaactgatcagcaaagtattgtacactcagcacgtattctCACTGGGGTCCAAGGCCAGGCTGGGCCCCGgccaggggttcgggggcggcagcccctgagaaatttttttttgccatttttcgttgatgaaaactgacattgtaataaaaccctaaaaaggccgactttgtttgttgccctaaaaatgcatgttataagcggctgggatgcttaaggcattgtaaggttgatatactttttttgttggataataagaaagattggacgactgtgtatggtggatgtaacccattctgagtgaaccacgttaaatctctgtgttatctgtgtcttgttttatttctttatcttttgtatttaaatctgcatataattgttagttcatatttgcttcggatccacttgaaaccctaacaattggtatcagagcaaggttttctgtaattggcaggactttcagatttgagtgggagcaatggaggattccaaattcaaggtcaaaaagtttaacggcaagaattattagttatggaaaatgtagatggaggattacctatatcaaaaggatttgtggcggccattggaaggaaaggcaaagaaactaaccacaatatcagatgaagagtgggacattttagatagaatggcattgggatccattcgattgtgccttgtgtcgtctatagcattcaatataatagaagcaaaaatgactgtagatttgatggcaacattggctaagttgtatgagaaaccctcagcttcaaataaggtatttcttatgaagcatttgtttaatttgaaaatgagtgagggaggatctatagcggagcacttaaatgaatttaatacaattactagtcaattatctttggtaaaaattacctttgcagaagaggttagggctctcttgattttatgttctttgccagaaagctggaatagcttggttatggctgtaactaactctatctctggtaaaaatactttggtatttgatgatattgttggtgttatcctaagcgaggaaatgcgaaggaaaagcacaggtgagactccaacatcatcgggtagtgttttgaatgtggagaatagaggaagatcaaaggaaagaggaaaaggccttgggaatgagaagtcacgagggaagtcaaagaaaggatgctctcaatctagaggaaagaaagattgctggtactgtggaaagcctggtcatctaaagaaagattgttggtctcggaaaaacaaagaaggagacaaaaatgaaaatgacagtaaggaagctaatattgcaagtaatactttacaagatgctttaatcttatgtttggataatgttaattattcctgggtaatagattttggggcttcatttcatgctacaccctatagaaaatattttctagattatgttcaaggtgattttggataggtatatttgggtgatgagaGCCCTATCAAAtttttggaaaaggaaagataaagatcaacttgcagaatggtaatgactggtttctgcaggaggtaagacatgttcctaatttaagaagaaatttaatttctgcagggcaactaggtagtgaaggttgcatagttaccttcttagacagtatgtggaaggtcactaaaggatcattagtagtagctaaaggtgcgaagttaggcacattatatctgtgtactggtaacacttactctaccttagctgctacagataaagttactgcagggacaacaacaataaatgttgcaagaacagattcgataatgtggcaccataggcttgggcacatgagtgagaaagggatgaaaatccttcactccaaaaatctattgccaggactaaagaagatttatttagagttctatgaaaactgtgtttatggtaaacagaaaagagtcagatttctcaaggttgggaaagagaagaagagtgagaagttagagcttgtacattcagatgtatggcgACCGGCTCAgttatcatctcttggtggctcttgttattatgttatttttattgatgactcaaccagaaaaacatgggtatatttctcaaaacaaaaatcagatgtttttgaaacttttaagaaatggaaagctttggttgagaatgagacaagaaaaaagttgaagtgtctcaaatcggataatggaggtgagtattgcagaaaagcatttgaagattactgttccttaaatgggattcgaaatcAGAAGACGGTTCTAGGAACtctacaggaaaatggtgtgtcagagagaatgaataggaccatcatggaacgtgcgaggagcatgagattgcatgttggattgcccttacatttttgggtagatgttgtacatactgttgtctatttgataaatagaggaccttcaacccctttggatggtggtattccagaggaggcatggactggtaaaaaggtaaattattcttttctaaaaacttttggttgcgaagcttttgtccatgttgataaagaaaacagaaccaagcttgatgctaaatctcagaaatgtaccttcattgtatatgggatagatgaatatggctatcgattatgggattttgaaaataagaaaataattagaagtagagatgttatattcaatgagaaggttatgt from Cryptomeria japonica chromosome 3, Sugi_1.0, whole genome shotgun sequence harbors:
- the LOC131070024 gene encoding uncharacterized protein LOC131070024; translation: MGKSMVITLILVVSLSLFNFHVSSAKRTILIGDRRMLPSCTDCHRYTSDPTCCDLPHHPNLSPLMEEVEHSSPQQKSVEKHFSPDEKSVERLSADEKTA